The DNA region AATCTCTTCGACAAGCGTTTTCTCGCTTTGCCATTGGCTGCGCAGGCGGTTGCGCTCTTCGGTGAGTTCAGCTAGCTCTTTCGAAATGCGGTCGAGTTTGTGCTGGTCGTTTTCGCGTCTGATGGCTTCGCGTTCAATCTCCAGCTGGCGGATTCGGCGCTCAACAATTTCCAGCTCTTCGGGCAACGAGTTGATTTGCAGGCGCAAACGTGCCGCAGCCTCATCAATCAGGTCGATGGCCTTGTCGGGCAGGTAGCGGTCAGTGATGTAACGTTGCGAGAGTTCGACAGCCGAAACAATGGCTTCGTCGAGAATACGCACCTTGTGGTGGGTTTCGTAGCGTTCCTTGAGCCCCCTCAGAATGCTGATGGCATCTTCTGTGTCGGGTTCGTCCACCATCACAGGCTGAAACCTGCGCTCCAACGCTTTGTCGTTTTCGAAATATTTCTGGTATTCTTTGAGTGTGGTAGCACCGATGGCACGAAGTTCACCACGCGCCAGGGCCGGTTTGAGGATGTTTGCAGCATCCATAGCGCCTTCACTTTTTCCTGCTCCCACCAGGGTGTGGATCTCATCAATAAACAGGATCACCTCGCCTTCGCTGGCCACTACTTCCTTAACCACGCTCTTAAGGCGTTCCTCAAACTCACCTTTATACATAGCCCCGGCAATGAGCGCACCCATATCGAGCGAATAAATCTGCTTGCTCTTTAGGTTTTCCGGCACATCGCCATTCACAATGCGGTGGGCCAGACCTTCAGCTATGGCAGTTTTTCCCACCCCCGGCTCGCCAATCAGTATGGGGTTATTTTTGGTACGCCTCGACAGGATCTGCAGCACGCGACGAATCTCCTCATCGCGACCGATTACCGGGTCGAGCTTCCCTTGCCGGGCAAGGTCGTTAAGGTTGCGTGCATAACGTCCAAGCGCTTCAAGCGACTGCTCAGCGGAAGGGGTATTCACTTTCTGACCCTTGCGCAACCGGGCTATTACCTCTTCGAGCGCCATGCGGCTGATATTGTTGTCTTTCAGCATCCGGCCTGCAGTGGTGCTGGAGTCAAATATGGCCAGCAACAAATGGTCGATGGCCACATACTCGTCGCCCATTTCACGCGCAATGGCCAAAGAGGCTTGCAGCGTGCGGCTCAGCTCGTTCGAAAAATACTGCTCTCCGCCCTGCACCTTAGGCAATGCCTTGAGCGACTGATCCACTGCACGTGTAAAAACATCCGCGTTAACGTCCAACTTGCCCAAAATATGCGGCATGATGTGGGTGTCAGCCAACAACAAACCTTTGAGCAGGTGCAGGTTTTCCACCGCCTGATGGCTGTGCAGCCTGGCCTGCTCCTGGGCATGCTGTATGGCTTCCTGTGCTTTATGTGTAAACTGATTCAGATTCATAATTCATTTTTTTCAGGCTGTGGTCAAAAGTCATACCACAGCACAACTCATGTCATTTTGTCAGCATTAAAAGATGTTATAATTCAAATTACTATCTTTAAAACTATAGCCTTACCCTTTGATATCCAGATGTTTAAAATTTTGTAAAAATATATTTATGTCATTTTTGCAGTTTTTCTGATCATTCTTCTTTTTCCAGCTGTAAGAAATGGACAAATAAATACCATACCTGGGAAGTGAGGGCATGGAGGGGCATAGAGAGTTTTTTAACCACAGAGGACACGGAGGGGCACAGAGTTTTTTTTACCACAGAGGGCACAGAGGGGCACAGAGTTTCTCTCTCTCTGTGTATCTCTGTGTTCTCTGTGGTGAATTGTTTTTTAACCACAGAGGACACGGAGGGGCACAGAGTTTTTTTACCACAGAGGGCACAGAGGGGCACAGAGTTTCTCTCTCTTTGTGTATCTCTGTGTTCTCTGTGGTGAATTGTTTTTTAACCACATAGGGCGCAGAGGGCCACAAAGGTTTTTTTAACCACAAAGGGCACAGAGGGGCACAGAGTTTCTCTCTCTCTGTGTATCTCTGTGTTCTCTGTGGTGAATTGTTTTTTAACCACATAGGGCACAGAGGGGCACAGGTTTTATTTACCAGAGTGGGCACAGAGGGGCACGGAGTTTCTCTCTCCGTGTATCTCTGTGTTGGTAATTTCCAGATAAAAAAATTATCACACGTAATATTGAAACGCCAGTTTCTTTTTAGTTCAAGCTTACAATCCCACGAAACTGGAGTCCGGTATTTTACCATGCCTCCTGAGCAATTTGACCGAAAACAGACATTCCTGTGCCAACAGCCGGATTCAGCCACAAAGGCTTGTTTTCAGATACAAACATACCTGGTCCGAATCAAAAATCCAATCATCAGATTAACGTGGTTCTATTCCGTTAAACAAGTTATAAAATGAAATGCCCCCTTGAAAAGGTTGAGGAGGCATGGTAAAATCATGAAATTAAAACCAAAGCTCA from Bacteroidota bacterium includes:
- the clpB gene encoding ATP-dependent chaperone ClpB, which encodes MNLNQFTHKAQEAIQHAQEQARLHSHQAVENLHLLKGLLLADTHIMPHILGKLDVNADVFTRAVDQSLKALPKVQGGEQYFSNELSRTLQASLAIAREMGDEYVAIDHLLLAIFDSSTTAGRMLKDNNISRMALEEVIARLRKGQKVNTPSAEQSLEALGRYARNLNDLARQGKLDPVIGRDEEIRRVLQILSRRTKNNPILIGEPGVGKTAIAEGLAHRIVNGDVPENLKSKQIYSLDMGALIAGAMYKGEFEERLKSVVKEVVASEGEVILFIDEIHTLVGAGKSEGAMDAANILKPALARGELRAIGATTLKEYQKYFENDKALERRFQPVMVDEPDTEDAISILRGLKERYETHHKVRILDEAIVSAVELSQRYITDRYLPDKAIDLIDEAAARLRLQINSLPEELEIVERRIRQLEIEREAIRRENDQHKLDRISKELAELTEERNRLRSQWQSEKTLVEEIQKQKQLIEEFKNEAIRAEREGNFGRVAELRYGRIREAERAIEEAQQKLRALQGDKPMINEEVGAEEVAGIVSRWTGIPVSKMLQSEREKLLQLEAHLHQRVVGQDEAIRAVSDAIRRSRAGLQDASRPIGSFIFLGTTGVGKTELAKALAEFLFNNENAMVRIDMSEYQEKHSVSRLIGAPPGYVGYDESGQLTEAIRRKPYSVVLLDEIEKAHPDVFNILLQVLDDGRLTDNKGRTVNFKNTIVIMTSNIGSHIIQERLGHIEGEVDERVFEQTRNKVFEMLRAQLRPEFLNRIDDIIMFRPLNREQIVEVTRMQFDQARRMLAKNGIMVEISRAALEHIADAGFDPQYGARPVRRVIQKQLLNELSKKILAGEVRPEHPLLIDFEDGQLVYKNQ